CTGAGTAGACATATATATTGTGTGATTACTATATGCTGAGTTACTATGCATGCTAAAAATTATTTCTACGCAAAATATgtcaaacgtttagtattctagatactgagtaaacCCACTTGCATAATTAATACCCGCATGTgcatttaagtagccacctaggatgatgtaagcgcaataattagaaaaccatgcgccgaatgtgtcattaatgccagagataactgtcgattgatcatctcgaggacAAATcgccattctgacctatcagatcaacttgatgcggctataaatagtggacgatttcaAACAAATAATGGATGGAAGTTGAGTATCAATTATAAAGATAGTATTGTATTAATGTGGCTTAATACCTTCCTGGTCCTCAATCTGTCCTCATACTGCAACTGACACCGAACTTATATTTGTGACTactaaccccctcaacttgcttatttggaacaaataaccccttaaataagttaatatttGTGATTTCGGGAGTTTTTTTGCCCTTTAGTTAATGTATCATATAGATTAGTTAGATGTTGCAACCGATAGTTtgaaaatcttttatttctgatgcaatattatgttgaatctttttttgggtttaggagttatttgttctaaaATAAGCAATTTGAGTAGTTATTTATTCCAATTGAGCAATTTGAGGAGTTATTTGtaccaaataagcaagttggggGAATTAGTTGTCACAAATCTCAATTCAGAGGTCAGTTGCAGTATTAGAACAACTTACGGGGCTGGGGACGTATTAAGCCTATTAATGTCATGTAATTATTGTGTTAGTTTCAAATCGGTTATTCTAATGAGTTTTACAAATCACATATAATTTTACTATCTTTACTAAGGATAGTATGTAAAAATATGGGAGCACGAGTAGAAAAACAAGAGTTATTAATAATCCATTTGAATAGATTTTTGCGGTTTTCTAAAAAGGAGGTACTTGTTCAGAATTTGACATTGCTCGAAACTAATACTTGTGTATATGTAATGGGCTTACACACATTATCGATTACTAATACTCCTTTGTATTTTTAGCGGTTTCTAAAAAATAGATCAAAATATCGAGCTTTGTTTAGACTCGTTACAATTAGGGCATTTAATTACAACTTCACTGATTGTATACTAcgaattgtataaatttatatCCTGCTATAAACGAACCCTTTTTTGTCTCGAGACTATCTCTTCTCAATTGTGCGATGGTTTCAGTGCCTTTTTCCCAGAAACAGATAGTTTCCTGGTAACTGAATCTTACTTTACTTATAAAGATTAAGTATAGTTCTCTGTTTTTCATTCGTGGATCCTCTTCCTAatatattcttccaaaaggaTAAATAATTTCTTAGTCTCTAGATTTTCACATATCAAAACTAGCAAGTCCGTGTATTCTAAAAAATACATTATAGATCCCTTATTCTTTCCAAATCAACTACTTAGTCCATTCGTCTAAAATTTTGTTAGTCAAAGTTATATTTTATACAAAATGACAAGTACATCGAACATCAtaaaacattgaaataatcaaCTTGTCATTTTATATAAAACTTAACTTTTGACTATCAAAATTCTGCACGGAAAGATTAAGATGAATTTGAAAAAATTGGGGCCTatgatgtattttttttttaagataaaagcACAAGCTAATGTTAATACAAAAACTGAAAAACACGGGACCAATAAATTATTGACTCGTTCCAAAATAACCTAAAGTTACTTTTCAATGCCGACGGTAATCGGAGACGGACATGGTGGAACTGCGGTCGGAATAATCCCCTCAAGCATtaacaaaaccatcttcatagTTGGTCTGAGATTTGGATCTTCTTGAATGCACCAAATTGCAACCATTAAGAACCTCTCAACCTTGTTCAAGTCATCCATGGCTTCTTCATCATCTGCAACTAGAACATCTACTTTGCCTTCAACATAGCAATCATAAGCCCAATCAATCAGAATGACTTCATCTTCACTTAGTTCTGAATCCACATTTCTTCTGCAACAAATGATCTCCAGTAGTAACACACCGAAACTGTACACATCTACTTTTGGTGTAATCGGCAAGTTCCTTAACCACTCTGGGACAACATACCCTTTGGTTCCACGAATTTCAGTAGAAGTTCGGCTCTGATCAAGCATAAGAAGCTTAGCCAATCCGAAATCAGCAATCTTGGCAACAAGATTGTTGTCAAGAAGAATGTTTTGAGGGTTTATATCACAATGGATGATTTGGGTAGTACACTCTTCGTGGAGATACACGAGTCCTTTTGCTATTCCGAATGCTACCTGCAGTGgcgcaaacaaaaacaaatatttaaaatatgttaagattataaacttttaatttgACTAATCATCAACGACAAATAATTCTGTCGCAGCCCGACGGAATTTTCCATTCataatttctaattttatttaatttttctcgGGAATCTGGAGGCCGATGGGCCTCCATGACTCCCAATCCCTCCGCTTTCTGACTACCTGAGTTCTTTGCTCCCAACAGAGTTTTGTATCTCCGACTAGGAAGTTCGATAGAGCCCCGCTGCTTAGGAACTCGTACACTAGCAACCGATGTTGTCCCTCGTCGCAGAAGCCTACAAGCTTGACGAGATTCTTGTGGTGAGTTTGGCCTATCACTTCAACTTCTGTCCTGAATTCTTTCTCACTGTCTGCAACTACTCTGTCTAGTTTCTTCACTGCAATGGCTGTTTCTCTTAACCCTTTGTACACGATGCCGAAAGAGCCCCTTCCAAGCTCTTCCTTGAACCCATTTGTTGCTTCCACAAGTTCCATATAGCTGAAGTGAAACAAATTGGATTTGCAGGATTGACCAAAAGGTATGAACTTTTTTCTGTAGAAGACGAGAGAACCAAAACCCACCAAGCCAAAGAATATGAAATTGATAACCGCAGAGCCACCTAAGAGCAAAGACACAACCAGAACCGGAACAGGATTACCTTTTTTCGTCTCAAAGGGGAATGGAAGAGAAGTTAATTTTCTCTGTGTGAAATTCCCTTTTCTCACTTTTATGAAACTTCCCCCATTAACTCTTTCATCTTGCCTTCCATTAGAGAGTGGCAGCTTCTTCTTCCAGCAACTTCCTTCTCTGAACACAATCACATTGCAGAAGCAATCATGGAGACAAGCTTTTTGGCAATCTTGTATGTTATAAGGATTGTACTGCTCGTAATCGGAAGTTGGCCAATCAGTATTTTTCAATTCTATGAACTCAAAGTCGGAATTTGGCCCTTCATCATTCTCATCATAGCAAAATTGAGGATAGAAATCTGGTTTACAGCCTCCATACTCATCATTTTGATCAATTAGAGAAAACCTCGGCGGACATCCACATGTTGCTCGCTGATCTTCATTCAGTTTGCAGATACTATTAAACTCGCAAGGTCCAGTTCCTACTCCACTCAAACTGTTACAGATGTTATCTGGTTCTCTAAAAACAACTTCCCAATTCCCACTAGAGTTCTTGGGGTAAGAATATTGGGCCAAAACCCCATCAAAATGGAGAATTACTCTATGGTAATATTCAGCAGCAGAGATAACTCTTCCTGGCGTGATGAGCTCTCGTCTATTGCTTGCTCTCAAAACGTACAAGTAGCCAGACTCGTTAAATACTATTCGCAAACCAGCATTCGATGCATTAGTATCAACTGTATTTGTCCAGAAATAGGCATCATAAGCAAAACCAGTAGGCAAATTGTTGAAATTCAACACACCATTCCCATCTGGAATCAAACGAAATTGGAACCTTCCGAGGGAGAAGTTAGTCTCTCTGAGTCTAGAATTAAGAATCCTCCCACCCCTTTCTAGCGCTTGTCCAGGCAGTAATGTGTCTCTCGGATCTTCGAAGCTCTGCCATAAGCTTTCACCTGCTGTATTTTTAACCATGAAATCGCCTGTATCATTCATCAAACCAGATGCAGCCGCCCCCATGCTGATTCCAGATCGCCATATCTCTGCTCCTTGAGGGCCAGTGAGCACAAGCCCCCGGTCTGAAGTTAGCTCTACTTTCGATCTTGTTGGCACCGGATCATCTCCATTTGCGTACCAGACAATAGTTTGTTCTGGGATTTTGTTGTACCAAATTGCAAGCAAGTAAAGATCCTTCTTCTCAAGCGGCTGAAATCCGAAAGCGAAATCCCCAGAAGGAGAAATCCACGGTTTATCATCTCCTGCTGTGAGAGAGCTGCCCAAATTTAC
The DNA window shown above is from Euphorbia lathyris chromosome 1, ddEupLath1.1, whole genome shotgun sequence and carries:
- the LOC136221950 gene encoding G-type lectin S-receptor-like serine/threonine-protein kinase LECRK3 produces the protein MAFSHGYYVLLTLLLLSSSLFAQNTGQVNLGSSLTAGDDKPWISPSGDFAFGFQPLEKKDLYLLAIWYNKIPEQTIVWYANGDDPVPTRSKVELTSDRGLVLTGPQGAEIWRSGISMGAAASGLMNDTGDFMVKNTAGESLWQSFEDPRDTLLPGQALERGGRILNSRLRETNFSLGRFQFRLIPDGNGVLNFNNLPTGFAYDAYFWTNTVDTNASNAGLRIVFNESGYLYVLRASNRRELITPGRVISAAEYYHRVILHFDGVLAQYSYPKNSSGNWEVVFREPDNICNSLSGVGTGPCEFNSICKLNEDQRATCGCPPRFSLIDQNDEYGGCKPDFYPQFCYDENDEGPNSDFEFIELKNTDWPTSDYEQYNPYNIQDCQKACLHDCFCNVIVFREGSCWKKKLPLSNGRQDERVNGGSFIKVRKGNFTQRKLTSLPFPFETKKGNPVPVLVVSLLLGGSAVINFIFFGLVGFGSLVFYRKKFIPFGQSCKSNLFHFSYMELVEATNGFKEELGRGSFGIVYKGLRETAIAVKKLDRVVADSEKEFRTEVEVIGQTHHKNLVKLVGFCDEGQHRLLVYEFLSSGALSNFLVGDTKLCWEQRTQVAFGIAKGLVYLHEECTTQIIHCDINPQNILLDNNLVAKIADFGLAKLLMLDQSRTSTEIRGTKGYVVPEWLRNLPITPKVDVYSFGVLLLEIICCRRNVDSELSEDEVILIDWAYDCYVEGKVDVLVADDEEAMDDLNKVERFLMVAIWCIQEDPNLRPTMKMVLLMLEGIIPTAVPPCPSPITVGIEK